gggggggggggggggggggggggggggggggggggggggggggggggggggggggggggggggggggggggggggggggggggggggggggggggggggggggggggggggggggggggggggggggggggggggggggggggggggggggggggggggggggggggggggggggggggggggggggggggggggggggggggggggggggggggggggggggggggggggggggggggggggggggggggggggggggggggggggggggggggggggggggggggggggggggggggggggggggggggggggggggggggggggggggggggggggggggggggggggggggggggggggggggggggggggggggggggggggggggggggggggggggggggggggggggggggggggggggggggggggggggggggggggggggggggggggggggggggggggggggggggggggggggggggggggggggggggggggggggggggggggggggggggggggggggggggggggggggggggggggggggggggggggggggggggggggggggggggggggggggggggggggggggggggggggggggggggggggggggggggggggggggggggggggggggggggggggggggggggggggggggggggggggggggggggggggggggggggggggggggggggggggggggggggggggggggggggggggggggggggggggggggggggggggggggggggggggggggggggggggggggggggggggggggggggggggggggggggggggggggggggggggggggggggggggggggggggggggggggggggggggggggggggggggggggggggggggggggggggggggggggggggggggggggggggggggggggggggggggggggggggggggggggggggggggggggggggggggggggggggggggggggggggggggggggggggggggggggggggggggggggggggggggggggggggggggggggggggggggggggggggggggggggggggggggggggggggggggggggggggggggggggggggggggggggggggggggggggggggggggggggggggggggggggggggggggggggggggggggggggggggggggggggggggggggggggggggggggggggggggggggggggggggggggggggggggggggggggggggggggggggggggggggggggggggggggggggggggggggggggggggggggggggggggggggggggggggggggggggggggggggggggggggggggggggggggggggggggggggggggggggggccccagccccagccggctagccccggccccgccccggCGGCCCGCGCTGACCTTTGACCTTGTGGGAGGCGGCGGCGCGCACCTCGGCCTCGCAGTCCTTCATCAGGCTCTGGAAGGCGCCCACCAGGTCGGTCTTGGTGATCTCGGGGCCCACGGCGCGCTGCAGCTGCGGGGGCGGGGCACAGGTGTGCGCACAGGTGCGCCCCAGGTAACCCCGGGGAGACCCAAGCGTGCCCgggtgtgacccaggtgtgcccaggtgtgcatAGCTAcgtcccaggtgtccccaggtggatacccaggtgtgcccaggtgtgcccacgtgcatcccaggtgtgcccaggtgtgcccaggtgtatctcaggtgtgcccaggtgtatctcaggtgtattgaggtgtatcccaggtgcatcccaggtgtatcccagctgtgcccaggtgtgcccaggtgtgccccaggtgtatccaggtgtaCCCAGATGTGCCCAAGTGTAtccaggtgtacccaggtgtgccccaggtaTATCCCAGGTGTACCgaggtgtgcccaggtgtatccaggtGGACTCAGATGtacccaggtgtatcccagttgtatcccaggtgtgcccaggtgtatcccaggtgtgcccaggtacatcccaggtgtgcccaggttTGCCCAAGTGTATCCAGGTGTACTCAGGTGCACCCAGATGTGCCCAGGTATAtcccaggtgtacccaggtgtatcccagaTGTATCCAGGTGTACTCAGATGCacccaggtgtacccaggtgtatTGAGATGTATCCCAGGtatatcccaggtgtgcccaagtgtatctcaggtgtaccCAGGCATGCCCAGGTGTATGCCAGGTGTATCCCAGGCGTGCCCAAGTGTATCCgaggtgtgcccaggtgtatccaggtGGACTCAGATGtacccaggtgtatcccagttgtatcccaggtgtgcccaggtgtatcccaggtgtgcccaggtacatcccaggtgtgcccaggttTGCCCAAGTGTATCCAGGTGTACTCAGGTGCACCCAGATGTGCCCAGGTATAtcccaggtgtacccaggtgtatcccagaTGTATCCAGGTGTACTCAGATGCacccaggtgtacccaggtgtatTGAGATGTATCCCTGGtatatcccaggtgtgcccaagtgtatctcaggtgtaccCAGGCATGCCCAGGTGTATGCCAGGTGTATCCCAGGCGTGCCCAAGTGTATCCAGGTGTACTCAGATgtacccaggtgtgcccaggtgtgcccaggtgtatgCCAGGTGTATCCCAGGAGTGCCCAAGTGTATCCAGGTGTACTCAGATGTACCCAGGTATAtcccaggtgtacccaggtgtatcccaggtgccaGGTTTATGCCAGGTGTGCCCAAATGTATCCAGGTGTACTCAGATGTACCCACGTGTACctcaggtgtacccaggtgtgcccaggtgtatccgaggtgtacccaggtgtgccccaggtgtgccccaggtgtaCCTCAGTGAACTTGTCGGCCACCATGTAGCGCACCCTCCAGCTCTTGTCCTCGGCCGCCTGGCGCAGCGTGGGCAtcaccagcccctccagctcctcctgcgGCAGCAGCTGCGCGATGCTCACGCACGCCTCCACCGCCAGCAGCCGCACCGAGTCCTGCACAGGTGAGccacaggtgagctcaggtgagcatcaggtgtgcacaggtgagcaTCAGGTAACCCCCACATAACCCCCGGGTGAGCCGCAGCAAGGCCGCCCCCCCACCGTGTGAGTCCTGCACAGGTGAGgcacaggtgagagacaggtgagagacaggtgagagacaggtgtGCTCAGATAACCCTCAGctgagacacaggtgagacacagatAAGATACAGCtcagacacaggtgagacacaggtgagatacaggtgagaCACAAGTAAGATACAGTGGAGACACAGATAAAAGGTGAGTCACAGGTGAGACACAAGCAAGACGTAGGTAATGTACAGGTGAGACACAGATGAAATACAGGTTATACATAGGTGAAAcacaggtgagatacaggtgagaCGCAGGTGAGACACAAGTGAGAcgcaggtgagacacaggtgagataCAAGTAAGACACAAGCGAGACACAGGTGAGACCGGTGAAAGACAGGTGACCCCCAGGTGAGTCACAGGTaacccccaggtgtgcccaagTGATCCCCAGGtaccccccaggtgtgcccaggtgccccccaggtgtgcccaggtgcgcCGTACCTGCTCGTCGGAGGCCAGGTTGGAGAACATGGGGATGATCTCGCTCTTGACGTGCTCCAGctccccccaggtgtgcccagctccccccaggtgtgcccccaggtgtgcccaggtaccccccaggtgtgcccaggtgcgcCGTACCTGCTCGTCGGAGGCCAGGTTGGAGAACATGGGGATGATCTCGCTCTTGACGTGCTCCAGctccccccaggtgtgcccagctccccccaggtgtgcccccaggtgtgcccaggtaccccccaggtgtgcccaggtgcgcCGTACCTGCTCGTCGGAGGCCAGGTTGGAGAACATGGGGATGATCTCGCTCTTGAcgtgctccagctccagcaccttgGCGAACTCGCCCAGCTTGGAGGCGGCCGCGCGCCGCACCATGGGCGTGTCGTCCGAGCACAGGTTCCGGAAGTACCTGCGGGGACACCTGGGTCACCTGGGGGGGGTCACCTGAGTATGGCCTGGGCTCACCTGAGCAAGGTCTGGGCTCACCTGAGGGCACCTGAGGGACACCTGAGCAtacctggggtcacctgggcacacctgggtacTGCCCAGAGTCACCTAAGCACGACCTGGGGTCACCTGAGCACTATCTAGGGTCACCTGGGTACTGCCCACACCCACCTGGCCACACCTAAGGGGCACCTGAGCATGGCCTGGGGTCATCTGGGTACtaggcagggtcacctgggcACTACCTAcagccacctgggcacacctgggtacTAGGCAGGGTCACCTGAGCATGgcctgggctcacctgggcaccgctgggggcacctggggtTACCTGGGTACTGCCCAAagtcacctgggcacagctgggagctaCCTAGAATCACCTGAGTACTACCTGGGGTCACCTGAGCATGgcctggggtcacctgggcacacctgggatggGTTGGTGACCCTGTGGCCACCTCACTGACCCCACCCCCATcccagtggtcactcagtgaccccaccggggggggggggggggggggggggggggggggggggggggggggggggggggggggggggggggggggggggggggggggggggggggggggggggggggggggggggggggggtggtcaCTCACTGACCCCAGTCCCTACAGCGGTCACTCACTGACCCCAGTCCCCACAGCGGTCACTCACTGACCCCACACTCATcccagtggtcactcagtgaCCCCATACCCCCACAGTGGCCACTCACTGACCCCACACCCCCCAGCGGTCACTCAGTGACCCCACACTCATcccagtggtcactcagtgaCCCCACACCCCCAcagtggtcactcactgacCCCAGTCCCCAcagtggtcactcactgacCCCAGTCCCTAcagtggtcactcactgacCCCAGTCCCCAcagtggtcactcactgacCCCAGTCCCCAcagtggtcactcactgacCCCAGTCCCCAcagtggtcactcactgacCCCAGTCCCCAcagtggtcactcactgacCCCAGTCCCCAcagtggtcactcactgacCCCAGTCCCCAcagtggtcactcactgacCCCAGTCCCCAcagtggtcactcactgacCCCAGTCCCCAcagtggtcactcactgacCCCAGTCCCCAcagtggtcactcactgacCCCAGTCCCCAcagtggtcactcactgacCCCAGTCCCCAcagtggtcactcactgacCCCAGTCCCCAcagtggtcactcactgacCCCAGTCCCCAcagtggtcactcactgacCCCAGTCCCTAcagtggtcactcactgacCCCAGTCCCCAcagtggtcactca
This portion of the Ficedula albicollis isolate OC2 unplaced genomic scaffold, FicAlb1.5 N00827, whole genome shotgun sequence genome encodes:
- the LOC101819607 gene encoding serine/threonine-protein phosphatase 2A 65 kDa regulatory subunit A alpha isoform-like, with the translated sequence MAAADGDDSLYPIAVLIDELRNEDVQPPLESLATVEETVVRDKAVESLRAVSHEHSYFRNLCSDDTPMVRRAAASKLGEFAKVLELEHVKSEIIPMFSNLASDEQDSVRLLAVEACVSIAQLLPQEELEGLVMPTLRQAAEDKSWRVRYMVADKFTELQRAVGPEITKTDLVGAFQSLMKDCEAEVRAAASHKVKGQRGPPGRGRG